A single window of Nocardia sp. NBC_01327 DNA harbors:
- the gabT gene encoding 4-aminobutyrate--2-oxoglutarate transaminase — protein sequence MTEISYRLPQRRELHTALPGPRSQELALRRKAAVAAGVGSTVPVYAADADGGVIVDVDGNSLIDLAAGIAVTNVGASHPKVVAAVRDQVEKFAHTCFMVTPYEAYIQVAEQLAELTPGDHEKRSVLFNSGAEAVENAIKVARLATGRTAVVAFDHAYHGRTNLTMALTAKSMPYKAHFGPFAPEVYRMPMSYPFRDGGLDGAAAAREAISRIEKQIGADSVAAVIIEPIQGEGGFIVPAPGFLPALAEWARANGVVFIADEVQTGFARTGDWFACDHEGVVPDIITMAKGIAGGMPLSAITGRAELLDAVHAGGLGGTYGGNPVACAAALAAIEAIRDHDLPARARHIGEVALARFDELAQQVPAIGDVRGRGAMLALEFVRPGTTEPDAAFTAAVAARCLEQGVITLTCGTFGNVIRLLPPLVISDELLDEALTVLCTAISDLAA from the coding sequence ATGACCGAGATCAGCTACCGGCTCCCGCAGCGGCGGGAACTGCACACCGCCCTGCCGGGCCCCCGCTCGCAGGAATTGGCGCTGCGGCGCAAGGCCGCCGTCGCGGCCGGTGTCGGCTCGACCGTGCCCGTGTACGCGGCGGACGCGGACGGCGGCGTCATCGTGGACGTGGACGGCAATTCACTCATCGATCTGGCCGCCGGCATCGCGGTCACCAATGTCGGCGCCTCGCATCCGAAAGTGGTTGCGGCGGTGCGTGACCAGGTGGAGAAGTTCGCGCACACCTGTTTCATGGTGACCCCGTACGAGGCCTACATCCAGGTCGCCGAACAGCTCGCGGAGCTGACACCGGGCGATCACGAGAAGCGCAGCGTGCTGTTCAATTCCGGCGCCGAGGCGGTGGAGAACGCGATCAAGGTGGCGCGCCTGGCCACCGGCCGCACCGCCGTCGTCGCCTTCGATCACGCGTACCACGGCCGCACCAACCTGACCATGGCGCTGACCGCGAAATCCATGCCGTACAAGGCGCATTTCGGCCCGTTCGCCCCCGAGGTCTACCGGATGCCGATGTCTTACCCGTTCCGTGACGGCGGACTCGACGGCGCCGCCGCGGCGCGCGAGGCGATCTCGCGGATCGAGAAGCAGATCGGCGCGGATTCGGTCGCCGCCGTGATCATCGAACCGATCCAGGGCGAGGGCGGATTCATCGTTCCCGCACCGGGATTCCTGCCCGCCCTGGCCGAATGGGCGCGCGCCAATGGCGTGGTGTTCATCGCCGATGAGGTGCAGACCGGCTTCGCCCGCACCGGCGACTGGTTCGCCTGCGATCACGAGGGCGTGGTCCCCGACATCATCACCATGGCCAAGGGCATTGCGGGCGGTATGCCGCTCTCGGCCATCACCGGCCGCGCGGAGCTGCTGGACGCGGTGCACGCGGGCGGTCTGGGCGGCACCTACGGCGGCAATCCGGTGGCCTGCGCCGCGGCACTGGCCGCCATCGAGGCCATTCGCGACCATGATCTGCCCGCCCGCGCCCGCCATATCGGCGAGGTCGCGCTGGCGCGTTTCGATGAACTGGCACAGCAGGTTCCGGCCATCGGCGACGTGCGCGGCCGGGGCGCCATGCTGGCGCTGGAGTTCGTCCGCCCCGGCACCACCGAACCCGATGCCGCCTTCACCGCCGCTGTCGCCGCCCGCTGCCTCGAGCAGGGCGTCATCACCCTCACCTGCGGCACGTTCGGCAATGTCATCCGCCTGCTGCCGCCGCTGGTGATCAGCGACGAACTACTCGACGAGGCGCTGACGGTGTTGTGTACCGCCATCAGCGATCTCGCCGCCTGA
- a CDS encoding aminobutyraldehyde dehydrogenase, translating to MTTQLLRNYIDGRSVAATASESFELISPVDETVTGRSPISDAADIDAAVAAARRAFPAWRSATPGQRQAALLKLADALESHSDALVEAQCRNTGQPKHLVASEEVATGADHLRFFAGAARLLEGKSAGEYMTGFTSYVRREPVGVIGQVTPWNYPLMMAIWKIGPALATGNTVVLKPSDTTPGSTLLLAELSKGILPDGVLNVVLGNAASGAALVSHPDLDMVAITGSVRAGIAVATAAAEQVKRAHLELGGNAPVVVFGDADLALAADRIGDAAFFNGGQDCTAATRVLVHESVHDDFVDALTKKAQSVRPGLPDDVDAAYGPLNNIRHFESVTGKLAALPPHATVRTGGNRIGDTGFYLAPTVITGVRQDDPIVQEEIFGPVITVQTFADEAEAIRLANDVVYGLASSVWTRDHGVVQRVSAALDFGAVWVNCHIPLVAEMPHGGFKRSGYGKDLSAYGVEDYTRIKHVMSAHD from the coding sequence ATGACGACGCAGCTGCTTCGCAACTACATCGACGGCCGGTCGGTCGCCGCCACCGCGTCGGAGTCGTTCGAATTGATCAGCCCGGTCGATGAGACGGTGACCGGCCGCAGCCCGATCTCCGATGCCGCCGATATCGACGCCGCCGTGGCCGCCGCCCGGCGCGCCTTTCCGGCCTGGCGTTCCGCCACGCCCGGCCAGCGACAGGCCGCACTGCTGAAACTGGCCGACGCCCTGGAGTCCCATTCCGACGCGCTGGTCGAGGCGCAGTGCCGCAATACCGGTCAGCCCAAGCATCTGGTCGCCTCCGAGGAGGTGGCCACCGGAGCCGATCACCTGCGCTTCTTCGCGGGGGCCGCGCGCCTGCTGGAGGGCAAGTCCGCCGGCGAGTACATGACCGGATTCACCTCGTATGTGCGCCGCGAACCGGTCGGTGTGATCGGTCAGGTGACCCCGTGGAATTACCCGCTGATGATGGCGATCTGGAAGATCGGCCCGGCGCTGGCCACCGGAAACACCGTGGTGCTCAAGCCGAGTGACACCACGCCGGGCAGCACGCTGCTGCTGGCCGAGCTGTCGAAGGGCATCCTGCCCGACGGCGTACTCAATGTCGTGCTCGGCAATGCCGCCAGTGGCGCCGCGCTGGTGAGCCATCCGGACCTGGACATGGTGGCCATCACCGGTTCGGTGCGGGCGGGCATCGCGGTGGCGACCGCCGCGGCCGAGCAGGTCAAGCGCGCGCATCTCGAACTCGGCGGCAATGCCCCGGTCGTGGTGTTCGGGGACGCGGATCTGGCGCTGGCCGCCGACCGCATCGGTGATGCCGCGTTCTTCAATGGCGGCCAGGACTGCACCGCCGCGACCCGGGTGCTGGTGCACGAGTCGGTGCACGACGATTTTGTCGACGCCCTGACCAAGAAGGCGCAATCGGTGCGACCGGGCCTGCCCGACGATGTGGATGCCGCCTACGGCCCGCTGAACAATATTCGCCACTTCGAGTCCGTCACCGGCAAACTCGCCGCGCTCCCCCCGCACGCCACCGTGCGCACCGGCGGCAACCGGATCGGCGATACCGGTTTCTATCTCGCCCCGACCGTGATCACCGGTGTGCGCCAGGATGATCCGATCGTGCAGGAGGAGATCTTCGGCCCGGTCATCACCGTGCAGACCTTCGCCGACGAGGCCGAGGCGATCCGGCTGGCCAATGATGTCGTCTACGGCCTCGCCTCCAGCGTGTGGACCCGCGATCACGGTGTGGTGCAGCGCGTTTCGGCCGCACTGGACTTCGGCGCGGTGTGGGTCAACTGCCACATCCCGCTAGTCGCGGAAATGCCGCACGGCGGATTCAAGCGCTCCGGCTACGGCAAGGACCTGTCCGCCTACGGCGTCGAGGACTACACCCGCATCAAGCATGTCATGAGCGCGCACGACTGA
- a CDS encoding NAD-dependent succinate-semialdehyde dehydrogenase encodes MSEFDRIRATIPTGLWIDGAAVPATGGATFAVTDPATGDLLTEVADAGRADALRALDSACRVQSDWAATAPRERSMILRRAWEILMDRAEDLALLMTSEMGKTLPEARGEVAYGGEFLRWFSEEAVRIGGRYTEAPSGNGRILVTRQPVGPCLAITPWNFPLAMGSRKIAPALAAGCTVIVKPAEDTPLTMLALADILAEAGLPAGVLSVLPSSDAAGVTAPLLADPRLRKVTFTGSTRVGKLLLRQAADTVLRTSMELGGNAPFIVFEDADLDQALAGAMAAKMRNGGEACTAANRIYVHNSIRAEFAARLAEKIGALRVGPGHEPGVELGPLINERQRTSVTALVDDAVAAGAVVRTGGKPIDGPGWFFQPTVLDEVPRTARMHREEIFGPVAAVYGFDTEDEVVAAANDTEFGLAAYFYTQNLDRVLRVSGALEAGMVGVNRGVISDPAAPFGGIKQSGLGSEGGSEGISEYLDTKYVALTH; translated from the coding sequence ATGTCCGAATTCGACCGTATTCGCGCAACGATCCCCACCGGCCTGTGGATCGACGGCGCCGCCGTTCCCGCCACCGGCGGCGCGACCTTCGCGGTGACCGATCCCGCCACCGGCGACCTGCTCACCGAGGTCGCCGATGCCGGCCGTGCGGATGCCCTGCGCGCCCTCGACTCGGCATGCCGGGTCCAATCCGACTGGGCCGCAACGGCTCCCCGCGAGCGCTCGATGATCCTGCGCCGCGCCTGGGAGATCCTGATGGATCGCGCCGAGGATCTGGCGCTGCTCATGACCTCGGAGATGGGCAAGACCCTCCCCGAGGCGCGCGGCGAGGTCGCCTACGGCGGTGAGTTCCTGCGCTGGTTCAGCGAGGAGGCCGTCCGCATCGGCGGCCGGTACACCGAGGCTCCCTCGGGCAACGGCCGCATCCTGGTGACCCGGCAGCCGGTCGGCCCGTGCCTGGCCATCACGCCGTGGAACTTCCCGCTGGCCATGGGTTCTCGCAAGATCGCCCCGGCCCTGGCCGCCGGTTGCACGGTGATCGTGAAACCCGCCGAGGACACTCCGCTCACCATGCTGGCCCTCGCCGATATCCTCGCCGAGGCCGGACTTCCGGCGGGCGTGCTGTCGGTCCTGCCGAGCAGCGATGCCGCGGGCGTCACCGCACCCCTGCTCGCGGACCCCCGCCTGCGCAAGGTGACCTTCACCGGTTCCACCCGGGTCGGCAAGCTGCTGCTGCGCCAGGCCGCCGACACCGTGCTCCGCACCTCGATGGAGCTGGGCGGCAACGCGCCGTTCATCGTGTTCGAGGACGCCGATCTGGATCAGGCGCTGGCCGGGGCGATGGCGGCGAAGATGCGCAATGGCGGTGAGGCGTGCACCGCGGCAAACCGTATCTACGTGCACAATTCGATCCGCGCCGAGTTCGCCGCCCGGTTGGCCGAGAAGATCGGCGCGCTGCGTGTCGGCCCGGGCCATGAGCCGGGTGTGGAGCTGGGACCGCTGATCAACGAGCGGCAGCGCACCAGCGTCACCGCCCTCGTGGACGATGCGGTCGCGGCCGGAGCCGTGGTCCGCACCGGCGGTAAGCCGATCGACGGGCCCGGCTGGTTCTTCCAGCCCACCGTGCTCGACGAGGTGCCGCGCACCGCCCGCATGCATCGCGAGGAGATCTTCGGCCCGGTCGCCGCCGTCTACGGCTTCGATACCGAGGACGAGGTGGTCGCGGCCGCCAATGACACCGAATTCGGTTTGGCCGCTTACTTTTACACGCAGAATCTGGATCGGGTACTGCGCGTGTCCGGCGCTCTCGAGGCCGGCATGGTCGGCGTCAATCGCGGCGTCATCTCCGATCCGGCGGCTCCGTTCGGCGGCATCAAGCAGTCCGGTCTGGGCAGCGAGG
- a CDS encoding PucR family transcriptional regulator: protein MSTGIPVRWVLSQPELNLALKGGSAGLGRNITMALTSELTEPQQWLSGGELVLTTGMGLPLSGADRLRYLTELDAAGVAGVGFGVGLSHETVPADLVEAADALGLPLFEVPLPTPFGAITKKVMQRLAEQEYEKVLRASRAQPRMTRAAIQGMGAVIRELSAALSATVVVAGADGAISDSHPGRATAEVAERIGEFLSTRGDGAGSGVIHTSSGQIIALQAITAGQTVHGHLAVVTSTPLSSVDQVLLGHASSLLALDFEKPARLRIAQNHLNSQAIAMLLDEPGDLETLWRHLAPAADRSGRVRALVLWCESPEAAVRVTEAVDEQLHPHNRQLFARISGDRVEVLLPGSDTEEAAEQLLAAMPDEVRATIRAGLSAPHLLRRFATAIEHAELASSAALPGGRPLELASLAGQTLLTLPEAQRMLSAISEAMLAPLADYDERHGTDLIASLRAYLEAHGQWETAATALGVHRHTLRSRVAKIESVLGCQLDVARVRAELLLAIIARR, encoded by the coding sequence GTGAGTACGGGAATTCCGGTCCGGTGGGTGCTGTCCCAGCCCGAGCTGAATCTGGCGCTCAAGGGCGGCAGTGCCGGGCTCGGGCGCAATATCACGATGGCCCTCACCTCCGAGCTCACCGAACCGCAGCAGTGGCTCTCCGGCGGGGAGTTGGTGCTCACCACCGGTATGGGTTTGCCGCTCAGTGGCGCGGACCGGCTGCGCTATCTGACGGAACTCGACGCGGCCGGAGTCGCGGGCGTCGGATTCGGCGTCGGGCTCTCACACGAAACGGTACCGGCGGACCTGGTCGAGGCGGCCGATGCGCTCGGGCTGCCGCTGTTCGAGGTGCCGCTGCCGACACCGTTCGGGGCCATCACCAAGAAGGTCATGCAGCGGCTGGCCGAGCAGGAGTACGAGAAGGTGCTGCGGGCCTCTCGTGCTCAGCCGCGCATGACCCGGGCGGCCATCCAGGGCATGGGCGCGGTGATCAGGGAGCTGTCGGCGGCACTGTCTGCCACCGTGGTCGTCGCCGGCGCGGACGGTGCGATATCGGACTCGCATCCGGGCCGGGCCACGGCCGAGGTCGCCGAGCGGATCGGCGAATTCCTCAGCACTCGCGGCGACGGTGCGGGTAGCGGTGTCATTCACACGTCTTCGGGGCAAATCATTGCGCTGCAAGCCATTACGGCGGGGCAGACGGTGCACGGGCATCTGGCGGTGGTGACCTCCACGCCACTCAGCTCGGTCGATCAGGTACTGCTCGGACATGCCAGTTCGCTGCTGGCCCTGGACTTCGAAAAGCCCGCCCGGCTGCGAATCGCGCAGAACCACTTGAACTCTCAGGCCATCGCCATGCTGCTGGACGAGCCGGGCGATCTCGAAACGCTGTGGCGGCATCTGGCTCCGGCCGCCGATCGCTCCGGGCGGGTCCGTGCCCTGGTGCTGTGGTGTGAGTCGCCGGAGGCGGCGGTGCGGGTGACCGAAGCCGTTGATGAGCAGCTGCATCCGCACAACCGGCAACTGTTCGCGCGCATTTCGGGTGATCGGGTCGAGGTGTTGCTGCCCGGTTCCGATACCGAGGAGGCGGCCGAGCAGCTGCTGGCCGCCATGCCCGACGAGGTGCGCGCGACCATCCGGGCCGGGCTCAGTGCGCCACATCTGTTGCGGCGCTTCGCCACAGCCATAGAACATGCCGAATTGGCGTCCTCCGCCGCCCTGCCCGGCGGACGCCCGCTGGAACTCGCCTCGCTCGCCGGGCAGACTTTGCTGACGCTTCCGGAGGCCCAGCGGATGCTGAGCGCCATATCGGAGGCCATGCTCGCGCCGCTCGCGGATTACGACGAACGGCACGGCACCGATCTCATCGCCTCACTGCGCGCCTATCTAGAGGCGCACGGTCAGTGGGAGACCGCGGCCACCGCGCTGGGTGTGCACCGGCATACCCTGCGCAGCCGGGTCGCGAAGATTGAATCGGTGCTCGGGTGTCAGCTGGATGTGGCGCGGGTGCGCGCCGAACTGCTGCTGGCGATCATCGCCCGCCGCTGA
- a CDS encoding NAD-glutamate dehydrogenase domain-containing protein, translating into MFRGAAIGTLDEDRIDAAPRLEFDSIDARRPGARLIWRGAPASLTELIDIFSALGLHVTTHDVHSDGADTVHRFTFRPTAFELTEPTAELLSEAFVAAATGVLEIDGFIGLIGAAGLTWRDALLIRAACRYLRQAGLRLGGPTMTEILTVHAQFARAFVELFRARFDPSGGGDVDTADAEARRRLEAATTLPEDQLLRGLHTFCAAVLRTNWFQPSRLVAAFKIDPSRLSVSGPITPYREIFVHARQVEGSHVRGGVIARGGLRWSDRADDFRTEVLGLMKTQTVKNSVIVPMGAKGAFVVRGPNTDPAAVANAYTAFIGGLLDVTDNIVDGAVVPPAHTVVYDDPDPYLVVAADKGTARFSDLANSIAMARAFWLGDAFASGGSTGYDHKALGITARGAWCSIRQHFAELGVDPDTQPFTVAGIGDMSGDVFGNGMLETDRIRLVAAFDHRHIFLDPDPDPELSHRERARLAGLDRSSWADYDRAVISEGGGVWPRSAKSIPLSPQTRRLLGVEAANLPAHEVIQAILSAQVDLLFNGGIGTYVRSSGELDSEVADPTNDDVRVTADRLRCRVIGEGGNLGLTQRARIEFARAGGKVNADFIDNAAGVATSDREVNLKIALASAVTEGLVSEPERDRLLAANADAVARAVLADCDRQALAISLAEAHAPFLIDRHGRLIENLEQATDLDRSVEFLPAPAELSARRRAGAGLVRPEIAVLLAMAKNLVREELLASDALTDPVVAGTLAGYFPEDFRTLLGERLREHPVAREIVAVSAANQVINRVGPGMIHRLDERFGAGTAQIVLACTVVDTVLDVDRWWREALALPGVTPQLRMSVLNGIQDAVEQSTAWLLAKRTAASWSAEIALHAPVVAELIAVLPRPGGHPGRDLANLQLLAQALPLSDTARRTGLPVALIAQTYRELGECIGLDWLATTFATTPTGDHWETLAAAVLADELQSRWHALAAAVLANAAPSDSAHDLVTAWRATPSAARLLDLVGQLRRSAHADIARLCVVNAELAAAAGISGGR; encoded by the coding sequence ATGTTTCGCGGAGCAGCGATCGGCACGCTGGACGAGGATCGAATCGACGCCGCCCCGCGGCTCGAATTCGATTCGATCGATGCGCGGCGGCCCGGAGCGCGGCTGATCTGGCGCGGTGCGCCCGCCTCGCTGACCGAGCTGATCGATATCTTCTCCGCCCTGGGCCTGCATGTCACCACGCACGATGTGCACAGCGACGGTGCGGACACCGTGCACCGATTCACCTTCCGCCCCACGGCTTTCGAGCTGACCGAGCCGACCGCCGAACTGCTGTCCGAGGCTTTCGTGGCCGCGGCCACCGGGGTGCTGGAGATCGACGGTTTCATCGGCTTGATCGGCGCTGCCGGACTGACCTGGCGCGATGCCCTGCTGATCCGAGCCGCCTGCCGGTACCTGCGGCAGGCCGGACTGCGACTCGGCGGACCGACGATGACCGAGATCCTCACCGTCCATGCACAATTCGCGCGCGCATTCGTGGAGCTGTTCCGTGCCCGCTTCGATCCGTCCGGCGGCGGTGATGTCGATACGGCGGATGCGGAGGCGCGCCGGCGACTCGAAGCCGCGACCACGCTGCCCGAGGATCAGCTGCTGCGCGGTCTGCACACCTTCTGCGCAGCGGTGTTGCGCACCAATTGGTTTCAGCCGAGCCGCCTGGTAGCCGCCTTCAAGATCGACCCGTCCCGCCTGTCGGTCTCGGGCCCGATCACGCCGTATCGCGAGATCTTCGTGCACGCCCGGCAGGTGGAGGGCAGCCATGTGCGCGGCGGCGTCATCGCGCGCGGCGGCCTGCGCTGGTCCGATCGCGCCGACGATTTCCGCACCGAGGTGCTGGGCCTGATGAAGACCCAGACGGTGAAGAATTCGGTGATCGTCCCGATGGGAGCCAAGGGCGCCTTCGTCGTTCGCGGCCCGAACACCGATCCGGCGGCCGTCGCGAACGCCTACACGGCCTTCATCGGCGGCCTGCTCGATGTCACCGACAATATTGTGGACGGCGCCGTCGTCCCGCCCGCGCACACCGTCGTCTACGACGATCCGGACCCGTACCTGGTGGTCGCCGCGGACAAGGGCACCGCCCGCTTCTCCGATCTGGCCAACAGCATTGCCATGGCCCGCGCCTTCTGGCTCGGCGACGCCTTCGCCTCCGGTGGCTCCACCGGATACGACCACAAGGCCCTGGGCATTACCGCCCGCGGCGCCTGGTGCTCGATTCGCCAGCATTTCGCCGAGCTCGGCGTGGACCCGGACACCCAGCCGTTCACCGTGGCCGGTATCGGCGATATGTCAGGCGATGTGTTCGGCAACGGCATGCTCGAGACCGACCGCATCCGGCTGGTGGCGGCCTTCGACCACCGCCACATCTTCCTCGACCCCGATCCCGATCCCGAACTCTCGCACCGGGAGCGGGCCCGCCTGGCCGGACTCGATCGCAGCAGCTGGGCCGACTACGACCGCGCCGTCATCTCCGAGGGCGGCGGCGTCTGGCCACGCTCGGCGAAATCGATTCCGCTGTCCCCGCAGACGCGCCGGCTGCTCGGCGTCGAAGCAGCGAACCTCCCTGCGCACGAGGTTATTCAGGCCATTCTGAGCGCACAGGTGGATCTGCTGTTCAACGGCGGTATCGGCACGTATGTGCGGTCGAGCGGCGAACTTGATTCCGAGGTAGCGGATCCGACCAATGACGATGTGCGGGTGACTGCGGATCGATTGCGCTGCAGGGTGATCGGCGAGGGCGGCAATCTCGGTCTCACCCAGCGTGCCCGGATCGAGTTCGCGCGGGCGGGCGGCAAGGTGAACGCCGATTTCATCGACAATGCCGCGGGTGTGGCCACCTCCGACCGCGAGGTCAACCTCAAGATCGCGCTGGCGTCCGCGGTGACCGAGGGCCTGGTGTCCGAACCGGAGCGCGATCGCCTGCTGGCCGCCAATGCCGATGCGGTCGCACGCGCGGTCCTGGCCGACTGCGACCGCCAGGCACTGGCCATCAGCCTGGCCGAGGCGCATGCACCCTTCCTCATCGACCGGCACGGCCGATTGATCGAAAACCTGGAGCAGGCAACAGATCTCGATCGTTCCGTCGAGTTCCTGCCCGCCCCGGCCGAACTCAGCGCCCGACGCCGGGCCGGAGCCGGTCTGGTCCGCCCGGAGATCGCGGTACTGCTGGCCATGGCCAAGAATCTGGTCCGCGAGGAACTCCTCGCCTCCGATGCCCTCACCGATCCGGTGGTCGCGGGAACCCTGGCCGGCTATTTCCCCGAGGACTTCCGCACCCTGCTGGGTGAGCGGTTGCGCGAGCATCCGGTGGCTCGTGAGATCGTGGCCGTCTCCGCGGCCAATCAGGTGATCAATCGTGTCGGCCCCGGCATGATCCACCGCCTGGACGAGCGTTTCGGCGCGGGCACCGCACAGATCGTGCTGGCCTGCACGGTCGTCGATACCGTGCTGGACGTCGACCGCTGGTGGCGCGAGGCGCTCGCGCTCCCCGGCGTCACGCCGCAGCTGCGGATGAGCGTGCTCAACGGTATTCAGGACGCCGTCGAACAGTCCACCGCATGGTTGCTGGCCAAGCGCACGGCCGCGTCCTGGTCGGCGGAGATCGCACTGCACGCCCCGGTGGTCGCCGAACTGATCGCGGTACTCCCCCGCCCCGGCGGCCACCCCGGCCGGGATCTGGCGAATCTGCAACTGCTGGCACAGGCGCTGCCGCTGAGCGATACCGCCCGCCGCACCGGCCTGCCGGTCGCCCTGATCGCACAGACCTATCGGGAACTCGGCGAGTGCATCGGACTCGACTGGCTGGCAACAACTTTCGCGACCACGCCGACCGGCGACCATTGGGAAACACTGGCCGCCGCCGTACTAGCCGACGAATTGCAGTCCCGCTGGCACGCTTTGGCGGCCGCGGTACTGGCGAACGCCGCACCGAGCGACTCCGCGCACGACCTCGTCACCGCCTGGCGGGCCACGCCGTCCGCGGCCCGGCTCCTGGACCTGGTGGGTCAGCTGCGCCGCTCCGCACACGCCGATATCGCCCGATTGTGTGTGGTGAACGCGGAATTGGCCGCGGCAGCCGGGATCAGCGGCGGGCGATGA